One genomic region from Metallosphaera tengchongensis encodes:
- the rnz gene encoding ribonuclease Z has product MIKVVFVGTGGGAPSRRGLPAFLVKRDDFSALLDCGEGTQITMVNHSLNVMNVKLIAITHLHADHVLGLPSLIQTMGMYDRREKLTVMGPKGLKDFLETVFERTYFRPNFPIEFVESYEQGNVKVTPFPTCHVVPSQGYLVQEADSFNLDADRLRSEGVTDWRVMRALKEGREVRLGERTLKPEDFLIPKRGVKLAYTGDTRPCEKVVRAVSGVDLLLHDSTFEKGIDAGEYGHSTSVEAAEVALEAKVKRLALVHVSSRYPDPSELLKQARRVFPMTVLPDDLSFLSLQA; this is encoded by the coding sequence GTGATCAAGGTAGTTTTCGTGGGCACTGGAGGAGGTGCACCCTCAAGGAGGGGGCTGCCAGCCTTCCTAGTGAAGAGGGACGACTTCTCAGCCCTCCTCGATTGCGGGGAGGGGACCCAGATAACCATGGTCAACCACTCGCTCAACGTCATGAACGTGAAGCTGATAGCCATCACCCACCTCCACGCAGACCACGTCCTGGGTCTTCCCTCCCTGATCCAGACCATGGGGATGTACGACAGAAGGGAGAAATTGACGGTCATGGGACCTAAGGGGCTGAAAGACTTCCTGGAGACTGTTTTCGAGAGGACCTACTTCAGGCCCAACTTCCCCATAGAGTTCGTTGAGTCCTACGAACAAGGTAACGTTAAGGTGACCCCGTTCCCCACCTGTCACGTAGTCCCCTCCCAGGGCTACTTGGTCCAGGAGGCGGACTCCTTCAACCTCGACGCTGATAGGTTGAGGAGCGAAGGGGTCACTGACTGGAGGGTCATGAGGGCCCTAAAGGAGGGCAGGGAAGTCAGACTCGGGGAGAGGACCCTGAAACCGGAGGACTTCCTGATCCCCAAAAGGGGGGTAAAGCTCGCTTACACTGGCGACACCAGACCGTGCGAGAAAGTGGTGAGGGCAGTCTCAGGCGTGGACCTGCTCCTACACGACTCCACCTTCGAGAAGGGCATAGATGCGGGCGAGTACGGTCACTCCACCTCAGTGGAGGCAGCTGAGGTAGCCCTAGAGGCTAAGGTTAAGAGGCTAGCCCTAGTCCACGTGAGCTCCAGGTACCCCGACCCTAGCGAACTGCTAAAGCAGGCCAGGAGGGTCTTCCCCATGACAGTCCTCCCAGACGACCTGTCATTCCTCAGTCTTCAGGCATAG
- the priS gene encoding DNA primase small subunit PriS, with protein MISILPPGQNKIIRTLFREYYERAELELPFDMELREFGFQPLNGGSYVRHMSFASPLELKMFLVRETPGHVFYSSAKYQRPSAKDMEEKGWMGSDLQFDIDADDLCEVRRIVFCPVCGREVADKCPEHGVESKEYVEIGEECMRKAWEDARDLRDILEEDFDLRPRVYFSGNRGFHVLVECTGDCALMDSEDRREVVKYVKGESSPEAGQQGDPGWPGRKARGVKGVEVDQQVTVDVHRLVRIPGSIHAKSSLVVREMEEFRYDLSLSPFTGVAVFKPYLSGEFNLLDKKFVLERGVPTEMHAGYALFGYMKGLGEVTYYVR; from the coding sequence GTGATTTCTATATTGCCCCCAGGGCAGAATAAGATAATTAGGACACTTTTCAGGGAATACTACGAGAGGGCCGAGCTCGAGCTACCCTTCGATATGGAGCTCAGGGAGTTCGGCTTCCAACCTTTGAACGGTGGGAGTTACGTTAGACACATGTCCTTCGCCTCACCACTAGAGCTCAAGATGTTCCTAGTCAGGGAGACCCCGGGGCACGTCTTCTACTCCTCAGCCAAGTACCAGAGGCCCTCAGCTAAGGACATGGAGGAGAAGGGGTGGATGGGGTCGGACCTCCAGTTTGACATAGACGCGGACGACCTGTGCGAGGTGAGGAGGATCGTCTTCTGCCCCGTGTGCGGTAGGGAGGTCGCCGACAAGTGCCCAGAGCACGGGGTCGAGTCCAAGGAATACGTGGAGATAGGGGAGGAGTGCATGAGGAAGGCGTGGGAGGATGCCAGGGACTTGAGGGATATACTGGAGGAGGACTTTGACCTGAGGCCAAGAGTTTACTTCTCAGGGAACAGGGGGTTCCACGTGCTGGTGGAGTGCACAGGGGACTGCGCGCTCATGGACTCAGAGGACAGGAGGGAGGTGGTGAAGTACGTGAAGGGGGAGTCCTCACCCGAGGCAGGGCAACAGGGGGACCCAGGGTGGCCAGGGAGGAAGGCTAGGGGTGTTAAGGGTGTAGAGGTAGACCAACAGGTGACCGTTGACGTACACAGGTTGGTCAGGATACCTGGGTCAATACACGCAAAGAGCTCACTGGTGGTAAGGGAAATGGAGGAGTTCAGGTACGACCTCTCCCTCTCCCCCTTCACCGGTGTCGCCGTGTTTAAGCCCTACCTGTCGGGGGAGTTTAACCTGTTGGACAAGAAGTTTGTACTGGAGAGAGGTGTACCAACGGAGATGCACGCCGGTTACGCCCTTTTTGGGTACATGAAGGGCCTAGGTGAGGTGACCTACTACGTTAGATGA
- a CDS encoding ATP/GTP-binding protein, translating to MYYVFFTGTAGSGKTTMVKEFQGYLLDQDMDVAVINMDPAVEGLPYYPDLDVREYVDATEVMRRYGLGPNSSLIASIDLLLTKASEIKGDLDSVEANYVLVDTPGQVELFAYRETGRYFSSLLVGGNKSVNVFLMDSSLAKEARSYVSLLLLSSSVRFKLGMPQVNVLSKVDLLSRDELDALMRWGEGEEIVDHLGVIDEYSFELVKALLENMEVPPVPVSSNSGEGFDELYAEIQRVVAGGEDFATEENNSRQ from the coding sequence ATGTATTACGTTTTCTTCACTGGGACTGCTGGCTCCGGGAAGACCACCATGGTGAAGGAGTTCCAGGGTTACCTCCTGGACCAGGACATGGACGTGGCGGTCATCAACATGGACCCGGCAGTGGAGGGACTGCCGTATTACCCGGACCTAGACGTGAGGGAATACGTGGACGCTACCGAAGTGATGCGGAGGTACGGACTAGGGCCCAACTCTTCGTTGATAGCGTCGATAGACCTCCTGCTCACGAAGGCAAGCGAGATAAAGGGGGACCTGGACAGCGTGGAGGCAAATTACGTGCTGGTGGACACCCCAGGTCAGGTGGAGCTCTTCGCTTACAGGGAGACCGGGAGGTACTTTTCCTCCCTACTCGTGGGTGGGAACAAGAGCGTGAACGTCTTCCTCATGGACTCCTCCCTGGCCAAGGAGGCTAGGAGTTACGTCTCCCTGCTACTCCTCTCGAGTTCAGTGAGGTTTAAGCTGGGTATGCCCCAGGTTAACGTGCTCTCCAAGGTCGACTTATTATCAAGGGACGAGCTGGACGCCCTGATGAGGTGGGGGGAGGGGGAGGAGATAGTAGACCACCTAGGTGTAATTGATGAATACTCCTTTGAGTTGGTCAAGGCCCTCCTGGAGAACATGGAGGTCCCCCCGGTGCCAGTGTCCTCAAACTCCGGGGAGGGCTTCGACGAACTTTACGCTGAGATACAGAGGGTCGTGGCTGGAGGGGAGGACTTCGCCACTGAGGAGAACAACAGCAGGCAGTAG
- a CDS encoding DNA polymerase sliding clamp — translation MKFKVIDALSIASIFKTLGSLMPEVTVLGLKEGLRISGIDPARVAFVDVFIPQGYFHEYESGEKELVTVKLEEVINSLKYVKKTDSLSFQTTEDRMLINLDGDFERTFHLPLLSGEEPKTPSIKLEFPFKAKLLTSTFSEALTVLADMGDSVNFSSQEGKLALSVEGDVGRTRIELSEEAGTLLEASGTESSSSYGMNYVFSTAKMRNSSDVVEVMFGSQLPLKLRFQLPQEGYGDFYIAPRAE, via the coding sequence ATGAAGTTTAAGGTAATTGATGCCCTGTCCATAGCCTCCATATTCAAGACCCTAGGGAGCCTAATGCCTGAGGTCACGGTCCTAGGTCTCAAGGAGGGCTTGAGGATAAGCGGTATCGACCCGGCTAGGGTGGCGTTCGTGGACGTGTTCATCCCCCAGGGCTACTTCCACGAGTACGAGTCTGGGGAGAAGGAGCTGGTCACGGTAAAACTGGAAGAGGTCATTAACTCCCTGAAGTACGTCAAGAAGACTGACAGCCTCTCCTTCCAGACCACTGAGGACAGGATGCTCATCAACCTCGACGGGGACTTCGAGAGGACCTTCCACCTGCCCCTCCTCTCAGGGGAAGAGCCCAAGACGCCCTCCATCAAGCTGGAGTTCCCCTTCAAGGCGAAGTTGCTGACCTCGACCTTCTCCGAGGCGTTGACGGTACTGGCAGATATGGGGGACTCGGTAAACTTCTCGTCCCAGGAGGGGAAGCTGGCCCTCTCGGTGGAGGGTGACGTCGGGAGGACAAGGATTGAGCTGTCTGAGGAGGCAGGAACCCTACTGGAGGCCTCAGGGACCGAGTCGTCCAGCAGTTACGGTATGAACTACGTGTTTAGCACAGCTAAGATGAGGAACTCCTCCGACGTAGTGGAGGTGATGTTCGGTTCACAGCTCCCCCTCAAGCTCAGGTTCCAGCTACCCCAGGAAGGGTACGGTGATTTCTATATTGCCCCCAGGGCAGAATAA
- the prs gene encoding ribose-phosphate diphosphokinase, whose product MIIVGGTATNGIDERLAKITKSKLVKVVHKVFPDGESYVRVPEPLTGEEVAVVQTTQPPQNKNLVELLLVLEALKDTGATKITAVVPYLAYSRQDRRFLDGEAISVKTVLNLIYAAGASTLVVVEPHHPESLSYFPGEARVVDPIPALGRELRGRVNSPFVLAPDRGAVDRAERLARELGCGYTYLEKERDRITGEIRVRGISIGSLKGRDVILVDDIVSTGGTLVEASKVAYSLGAEGVYAAAVHLLMVKDTLTRLKEAGVRDLVGVNTVVPQDNVKLVDVSDLIALKL is encoded by the coding sequence ATGATAATAGTAGGAGGAACTGCGACCAACGGGATAGACGAGAGGTTGGCCAAGATCACCAAGTCTAAACTCGTGAAGGTAGTCCATAAGGTCTTTCCAGACGGGGAGTCCTACGTCAGGGTCCCTGAGCCATTGACTGGGGAGGAGGTTGCCGTTGTCCAGACTACGCAGCCCCCACAGAACAAGAACTTGGTCGAGCTACTCCTCGTCCTCGAGGCCTTGAAGGACACCGGGGCCACAAAGATAACTGCAGTTGTACCTTACTTGGCCTACTCCAGGCAGGACAGGAGGTTCCTGGACGGGGAGGCGATAAGTGTGAAGACCGTGCTCAACTTGATCTACGCTGCCGGGGCTTCTACACTGGTGGTGGTGGAACCACACCACCCTGAGTCCCTTTCCTATTTTCCGGGGGAGGCTAGGGTAGTGGATCCCATACCGGCCTTAGGTAGGGAGCTCAGGGGCAGGGTGAACAGCCCCTTCGTTCTAGCCCCGGACAGGGGAGCAGTGGACAGGGCGGAGAGGTTGGCCAGGGAACTAGGGTGTGGTTACACCTACCTGGAGAAAGAGAGGGACAGGATCACGGGTGAAATAAGGGTGAGGGGGATCTCCATAGGTTCACTCAAAGGGAGGGACGTCATCTTGGTGGACGACATAGTCAGCACGGGCGGGACGCTCGTCGAGGCGTCAAAGGTAGCTTACTCCCTTGGGGCGGAGGGCGTATATGCAGCAGCTGTCCACCTCCTCATGGTCAAGGACACTCTCACTAGGCTTAAGGAAGCTGGGGTGAGAGACCTGGTTGGGGTAAACACAGTTGTGCCTCAAGACAACGTGAAACTGGTGGACGTATCTGACCTGATCGCCCTGAAGCTGTAG
- a CDS encoding TRM11 family SAM-dependent methyltransferase, which translates to MKYAKLSNDEMFTSMAELRALVEGEVHFLTGVGLFQAGGGIARRSSTIKAVGEVVSISSDPGEVNKELRGKCFSIQPDVILGVDKASFKSLYGELVEGVKTSRECQKLDLIYTDGVLIAGLREEERDSKSLLDHSRKPFSQSGTMDPYTSRLMVNLAKPSGKVLDPFAGLGSILIEASWMGFSCYGLDVEVRALEKARTNLNFFGLNCELSLGSATSLPFSGKSAVVTDPPYGRSSNARGMKLRELYEGFFYAVPDILEGRLVFATDSNLDWRDQIRSAGMRVLSTHYIYLHKSLSRAIYVVEK; encoded by the coding sequence GTGAAATACGCTAAACTCAGCAACGACGAGATGTTCACCTCCATGGCTGAACTTAGAGCCCTCGTAGAGGGGGAAGTCCACTTCCTTACGGGAGTCGGTCTTTTCCAGGCTGGGGGAGGTATAGCCAGGAGGTCCTCAACGATCAAGGCTGTAGGGGAGGTCGTCTCCATCTCCAGCGACCCAGGGGAGGTCAACAAGGAGTTGAGGGGGAAGTGCTTCTCGATACAGCCCGATGTGATCTTGGGGGTAGACAAGGCCTCCTTTAAGTCCCTCTACGGCGAGCTGGTGGAAGGCGTTAAGACGTCAAGGGAGTGCCAGAAGTTGGACCTGATCTATACGGACGGAGTTTTAATAGCCGGGTTAAGGGAAGAGGAGAGGGACAGCAAAAGTCTGCTGGACCACTCCAGAAAGCCCTTCTCCCAGTCAGGGACCATGGACCCCTATACTTCCAGGCTGATGGTCAACCTAGCTAAGCCATCTGGTAAGGTCCTAGACCCCTTTGCGGGCCTGGGGTCTATCTTAATAGAGGCCTCATGGATGGGCTTTAGCTGTTACGGGCTAGACGTGGAGGTCAGGGCGTTGGAGAAGGCCAGGACAAATCTCAATTTCTTCGGCCTAAACTGTGAGCTGAGCCTAGGGTCAGCTACCTCCCTCCCCTTTAGTGGGAAGTCCGCGGTCGTCACAGACCCACCTTATGGGAGGTCCAGTAACGCTAGGGGGATGAAACTCCGTGAGCTCTACGAGGGTTTCTTCTACGCGGTTCCGGATATCCTTGAGGGGAGGTTGGTCTTCGCCACCGACTCTAACCTAGATTGGAGGGACCAGATAAGGTCTGCTGGTATGAGGGTCTTGAGCACCCACTACATTTACCTACACAAGAGCTTATCTAGGGCAATATACGTAGTGGAGAAGTGA
- a CDS encoding protein kinase domain-containing protein, producing the protein MRLTYRGKAKWSRILKVVGGLEVSLVFGLYLYTHVFKGLSALGPILGSPKSLVTYLVISLLWVVALIAFTKHRAKNYGLALSLWVGIVVVLVALSTIFTNSTGNSSNTSSTEESLLPGSIGLLLLLLISSPVIYNAAKTWKGYLASVLVYLFLVLPTFTFLTVTYLGENFQDYVSGLTHGGLGSIQSLFSPMTSSKQGQFWLTLAALSLISFIMMSYYSPRDKPYMSLRSVGLTYPAIPVLSSILAFVLVYEDQVNLYTTPLLVTAAVSLVSIPLSLVPALKAKSVLLGLSISTASLISSALVFLFSLTLSPSLTPSPTLAATSLALVATSLVVAGAGASVIPRGLTDPDKVKAKLSEALRAKHYSMAKRYISFLNTVGVTPTEVACQLSRQGDCSALMWIVKNYKVQYESCQDLVGFADCIMRGDELPSDVGTLLEVLAKRDSVYKERLAGLVLVKSGDERTRDIAKKVLSVPVPSPAPVREDLNLPPLTQWDPNLWVGREIYGYQVKSVLGKGGTAYVLMAERDSKRFAVKVPFVSPPGSSERTRMSSLAFTDMAGESSKLQEISSKTEDMVNLYGVFVDKVAIKEIMSGKTLVYLKSPPAMVMELMEGGDAEGLLKEQAVFYSEKWEKVVAYILWRVSRALSIVHSEGYVHLDVKTKNVFFTSPPGRSGEEVLNNLLSGKVKVKLGDLGASRRVGSTFDQYTPEYCPVDQVQAMLLRKGASPSMDIYALGATGYKLLTSSPLNPQEVVELMDVAVERFMNRGNYSEPLDRAFKVYREFYSNIYVSNVSQDLLRVIKAMVDPDPERRPRADQVERELERLLASSK; encoded by the coding sequence ATGAGACTGACTTACAGGGGTAAGGCAAAGTGGTCTAGGATCTTGAAGGTAGTGGGAGGGCTTGAGGTCTCCTTGGTCTTCGGGCTTTACCTTTACACCCATGTGTTTAAGGGACTTTCCGCTTTGGGCCCCATCCTTGGATCGCCCAAGTCATTGGTAACCTATTTAGTGATCTCGCTCCTCTGGGTCGTGGCTCTGATCGCGTTCACAAAGCATAGAGCGAAGAACTACGGTCTGGCTCTATCCCTGTGGGTGGGGATAGTAGTGGTATTAGTAGCTTTAAGCACGATCTTTACCAACTCCACGGGTAACTCTTCAAACACGAGTTCAACCGAGGAGAGCCTTCTTCCAGGTTCAATAGGTCTTCTACTCCTCCTGCTCATCTCATCCCCGGTAATCTATAATGCTGCCAAGACCTGGAAAGGGTACTTAGCCTCGGTCCTGGTCTACCTATTTCTAGTACTCCCGACATTCACTTTCCTCACGGTCACTTACCTAGGGGAGAATTTCCAAGATTACGTCAGTGGTCTTACCCATGGAGGACTTGGGTCCATCCAGTCCCTCTTTTCCCCTATGACCTCCTCTAAGCAAGGTCAGTTCTGGCTTACGCTCGCCGCGCTGAGCCTAATCTCCTTCATAATGATGTCGTATTACTCCCCCCGCGATAAGCCTTACATGTCGCTAAGATCTGTTGGACTGACCTATCCTGCAATTCCAGTGCTGAGCTCTATCTTGGCCTTCGTCCTGGTATACGAGGATCAAGTTAACCTATACACGACCCCACTACTCGTCACCGCAGCGGTCTCTCTGGTCTCCATACCGCTCTCCTTAGTCCCTGCTCTTAAGGCGAAGTCAGTACTCCTAGGTCTCTCGATCTCCACTGCCTCCCTCATCTCATCAGCACTGGTCTTTCTCTTCTCACTTACTCTAAGCCCCTCACTTACTCCAAGCCCTACCCTAGCGGCTACCTCACTGGCCCTAGTGGCTACCTCACTGGTCGTGGCTGGGGCAGGTGCGTCAGTTATCCCGAGGGGACTAACGGACCCGGATAAGGTGAAGGCTAAGCTGTCCGAGGCCTTGAGGGCCAAGCACTACTCCATGGCTAAGAGGTACATCTCTTTCCTCAACACCGTCGGCGTGACCCCTACTGAGGTGGCCTGTCAGCTCTCCAGGCAGGGGGACTGCTCAGCCCTGATGTGGATAGTCAAGAACTACAAGGTGCAGTACGAGAGCTGTCAGGACCTAGTGGGGTTCGCGGACTGCATAATGAGGGGAGACGAGCTCCCAAGTGACGTCGGGACTCTCCTGGAAGTCCTAGCCAAGAGGGACAGTGTTTACAAAGAAAGACTAGCCGGGTTAGTCCTAGTCAAGTCAGGAGACGAGAGGACTAGGGACATAGCCAAGAAGGTACTCTCAGTCCCGGTGCCTTCACCAGCCCCTGTCAGGGAGGACCTTAACCTACCGCCCTTGACCCAGTGGGACCCAAACCTTTGGGTTGGTCGGGAGATTTACGGTTATCAGGTGAAGTCTGTCCTAGGCAAGGGGGGCACAGCATACGTCCTCATGGCGGAGAGGGACTCCAAGAGGTTCGCCGTGAAGGTACCCTTCGTCTCTCCTCCTGGTTCCTCCGAGAGGACCAGGATGAGTAGCCTAGCCTTCACCGACATGGCCGGGGAATCCTCAAAGTTGCAGGAGATATCCTCCAAGACTGAGGACATGGTAAACCTGTACGGTGTATTCGTGGACAAGGTTGCAATAAAGGAGATCATGTCGGGGAAGACCTTGGTCTACCTCAAGTCGCCCCCTGCCATGGTAATGGAGCTCATGGAGGGCGGAGACGCGGAGGGCCTCTTGAAGGAGCAGGCAGTATTCTACTCGGAGAAGTGGGAGAAGGTAGTCGCTTACATACTCTGGAGGGTGTCGAGGGCCCTCTCCATCGTACACAGCGAGGGGTACGTCCACCTGGACGTAAAGACTAAGAACGTGTTCTTCACGTCACCTCCCGGGAGGAGTGGAGAGGAGGTTTTGAATAACCTGCTCTCGGGTAAGGTCAAGGTAAAGCTTGGGGACCTGGGGGCTTCGAGGAGGGTAGGGTCAACCTTCGACCAGTACACGCCCGAGTACTGCCCTGTCGACCAGGTCCAGGCGATGCTCCTGAGGAAGGGGGCTAGCCCATCCATGGACATATACGCGTTAGGGGCTACAGGGTACAAGTTGCTCACCAGTTCCCCCTTGAACCCACAGGAGGTAGTAGAGCTCATGGACGTAGCAGTGGAGAGGTTCATGAACAGGGGAAACTACTCTGAGCCCCTGGACAGGGCGTTCAAGGTCTATAGGGAGTTCTACTCAAACATTTACGTGTCCAACGTGAGCCAGGACCTGCTAAGGGTTATAAAGGCCATGGTGGACCCAGACCCTGAGAGGAGGCCTAGAGCTGACCAAGTTGAGAGGGAGCTGGAGAGGCTCCTGGCTTCCTCCAAGTAG